The following DNA comes from Athene noctua chromosome 1, bAthNoc1.hap1.1, whole genome shotgun sequence.
GACAAGAAACCTTTTCAGCGACAAGTCTATCTAGTTCCAATTCGCACAAAATGGGAAGCAAGATCAGTGCCTTCACTCAGTCTTTGCTTTCAACCCTTCCTCTGTGCTTTGAGAAAAAGTCCGTAACCATTTAAATCTGTTTTATGTCACTATAAAGGTTGAATTTTTAAAAACGCGTGGCTTTCATACAAGTTTCATACTCTGATGACTCCAAGAGAATAAGATCATATTCAGGGAACAAGCTATCGTTATCAGGTTATGGGAGCATAAGGTCCTAAGATCTGTATCTGAACCTAATATCTTTTAGTTTTCATGAAACCAGAACAGCATCTCTGGTTTCATCAGCACAAAACACTGTTTAGCTCAGATTAATGGAGATAAGATATGGGTacagttctgctttctgaaaggCTAAGACTAATTCAGTTTCGAAAAATCTAAGACCAAACTCTAGCTCTCTAAATGTGTGCTTCCTGTTCCTGAAGGTTTACAGATAAGCAGTCTTCTTTGACATAGGAGGTTAAATAAAGCAAGAGTAAAATTAATCATTATCAAAATTGCAcataaaggagaggaaagggtgaAATTAAACATTTGAGTGGGGTTATCTAGGTCAGAGATGGGTACATTAGCAAATCCCCATTCTCTCCCTCTACTATGCCTTGTCAACCATACAACATTTGCTCTAGCAACAAAAGATTTAACTGAATGCATTTGTCCGAACAAATCAATTAAAActaaacatctgatttttttaaagctttaagcAGATTTCTGCAAACATGGCATCTGAACACACTGGCAATTTTACTGCTCTGCCAGGCCGCACAGACCCATTGGCAACCTGCAAGGATGAAGATTTCTTACAGGTGAAATCCTATCTCTCTGTCCTTTACAGCCTAATCTTCCTGGTGTGCTTCCCAGGGAATATTGTCAcaatttttgtttactttgttaAGATGAGGCCCTGGAAAAGCAGCACCATCATTATGTTAAACCTGGCTGTCACTGACCTATTGTATGTAGCCACGCTTCCTTTCTTTATACACTACTCGGCTAATGGAAATAACTGGATTTTTGGGGACTTTATGTGCAAGTTTATTCACTTTTGTTTCTACTTCAACATGTACAGTGGTATTATCTTCCTTAGCTGCTTCAGCATATTTCGCTTTTTTGTAGTTGTCCACCcaattaaatgcttttttgttCAAAACCGAAGATGGGCAGTGGTGACTTGCATAGTAGTTTGGATGATTTCCCTGGTGGCCATCAGCCCCTTGGGCATCTTGATTGCCACAAGGCATACGCAGAACAGGACAATCTGCCTGGacctggctgctgctgaggaCCTTGACACTAGTCGGTGGTATAACTGGCTGCTGACGATGTTTGCCTTCTTCTTGCCCTTGTTGACAGTCACTCTGTGCTACATGCTCATTATTTATACCTTGGCTACTGGGCCCCACACACAGGCTTGCTACAAGCAAAAGGCTCGCAGACTCGCTGTCATCCTCTTAGTGGTCTTCTATGTGTGCTTCCTCCCCTTCCACATCTTTCGAGGGATTCGGCTGGAGCTCCGAGTACGACCGGTTAGCTGCCACTTGAAGAACACAATCCTTTTTATGCTTATTATAGCTAAACCTTTAGCAGCGTTAAATACTTTTGGAAACTTACTGCTCTATGGAGTGACAGGAGACAACTTCCAGCAGGCTATCCTCTCGCTCCTCAAGTTTCAGACAAACAAGAACTTGAAGTAGAACAGATTGATGACATCAAAGAGTTATAGAGGAAGAGTCCAAGCCTGCCCTCAACCAGCCAAGAACAACATGCCTGCCATCAGAGTACTCATGTTAACCCTGACAACGCTAAAGGAGAGTTAATCTGTTCTGTGTTTTGAAGTTACAAATTGATCATCAAAAGATAAACCATAATCtaaatttaaaagctttaaataaaatactaaacAATTTAATGTGAAACTTCTCAGAAATTTCTCTGCATTTGCTTCCTGAATCCTTGATACCTCTTTTGGAGAATGGCCAACGGCTCCCAATAAATAATAGTTGCTTATTAGTGGCATATAGAGATTCAAGGTGggagtaatttaatttcattttagtaATTTAGAAGTTAAGTGTCTAATCTAAGATAGGTGCCTGCCTTTGGCTTGTCTGCTAAACAATGGAGAGGGGTAAAACCCTCCAGAGGGCAATTCATCATACCTGTCTTAGACCTGTAGGAGGTTCATCTCACCTCCCTGGAGACATAGATAGGGTAAGTGTATGCATATAAGAAAATCACTTTGTCCTCCCATTATAATGGAGAGAAATAAGCAGTTTTAAAGCGTGAGTCACCTAATTATTCTTGATGCCTATATTTGGACAAGATGAATCATGACCtagaagtgcctgtttctctccattgacCATAAAAAGTAAGTAGATCAGACACAGAGCCAAATGTTCATGCCTGCCTTTACACAGCTGAGGCCCAGCTTCAGCACAGAGTGGGATGGATCACTCTTCAGACCATGTTCAGTGCCTTCAGCGATCATCTGAAAATTAATGGTGCACTACTACAAGACCATTCCTGTAAGGGTTTTTCATACTACTTTGATTTCTGGATTAATTTAGAGGTGAGGAGTGGTTGCATAAACGTGCCAGATCcataggatcacagaatcacagaatgatctggGTTGGAAACGGACCTTTAATGATCACCTAATCCAACCCTCCTTCAATGAGCAGGctcatcttcaactagaccagattgctcagagccccatccaacctgaccttgaatgtttcaagggatggggcatctacaacctttctggtcaacctgttccagagtttcatcaccctcattataaaaaatttcttccttatctctagtctgaatctaccctctttcagtttaaaaccattaccccttgtcctacaggctacaggccctattaaaaagtgtctttcttataagccccttttaagTATTAAAAGACCACAATCAGGTTT
Coding sequences within:
- the LOC141972834 gene encoding 2-oxoglutarate receptor 1-like; its protein translation is MASEHTGNFTALPGRTDPLATCKDEDFLQVKSYLSVLYSLIFLVCFPGNIVTIFVYFVKMRPWKSSTIIMLNLAVTDLLYVATLPFFIHYSANGNNWIFGDFMCKFIHFCFYFNMYSGIIFLSCFSIFRFFVVVHPIKCFFVQNRRWAVVTCIVVWMISLVAISPLGILIATRHTQNRTICLDLAAAEDLDTSRWYNWLLTMFAFFLPLLTVTLCYMLIIYTLATGPHTQACYKQKARRLAVILLVVFYVCFLPFHIFRGIRLELRVRPVSCHLKNTILFMLIIAKPLAALNTFGNLLLYGVTGDNFQQAILSLLKFQTNKNLK